In a genomic window of Muntiacus reevesi chromosome 1, mMunRee1.1, whole genome shotgun sequence:
- the LOC136157878 gene encoding olfactory receptor 2M3-like — protein MIWENHTFNSNFILLGIFDHSPTHIFLFSLVLGIFTVAFMGNTIMVLLIYLDTQLHTPMYLLLSQLSLMDLMLICTTVPKMTFNYLSGKKSISLAGCGTQIFLYVSLLGAECFLLAAMAYDRYVAICHPLRYSILMSQKICCLMAVSSWVVGSSDGIIIIAVALSFPYCGSREIPHFFCDVPALLTLSCTSTLLFERLMFICCVIMLLFPVAVIIASYVHVIMAIIHMGSGEGRRKAFATCSSHLMVVGMYYGAAMFIYMRPVSDRSPTQDKMVSAFYTILTPMLNPLIYSLRNKEVARAFMKVLGKGKSGEQIA, from the coding sequence ATGATATGGGAGAATCATACATTCAACTCTAACTTCATCTTGCTGGGAATCTTTGATCACAGTCCCACCCacatcttcctcttctctctggtCTTGGGCATCTTCACAGTGGCCTTCATGGGAAACACTATCATGGTTCTCCTCATCTACCTGGATACTCAGCTCCACACTCCCATGTACTTGCTCCTCAGCCAACTATCCCTCATGGACCTCATGCTTATTTGTACCACTGTACCCAAGATGACTTTCAACTACTTGTCTGGAAAGAAGTCCATCTCTCTGGCTGGGTGTGGAACCCAGATATTCTTATATGTGTCTCTGCTTGGAGCTGAATGCTTCCTGTTGGCTGCAATGGCCTATGATCGGTATGTTGCCATTTGTCACCCATTACGATACTCAATCCTCATGAGCCAGAAAATCTGTTGTCTCATGGCTGTTTCTTCTTGGGTTGTTGGTTCTTCTGATGGCATAATTATTATTGCAGTTGCATTGTCCTTCCCATATTGTGGTTCCCGGGAAATACCCCACTTCTTCTGTGATGTCCCTGCCCTTCTCACTCTCTCATGCACTAGCACATTGTTATTTGAAAGGTTAATGTTTATTTGCTGTGTAATTATGCTTCTTTTCCCTGTAGCAGTCATTATTGCTTCCTATGTCCATGTTATTATGGCTATCATTCACATGGGATCTGGAGAGGGTCGCCGCAAAGCTTTTGCTACCTGTTCTTCCCACCTCATGGTGGTGGGAATGTATTATGGAGCCGCCATGTTCATATATATGCGGCCTGTGTCTGATCGATCCCCTACCCAGGACAAGATGGTATCAGCCTTCTACACCATCCTCACTCCCATGCTGAATCCCCTCATCTACAGCCTCCGAAACAAGGAAGTGGCCAGAGCATTCATGAAGGTGTTAGGAAAGGGCAAATCTGGAGAACAAATTGCCTAA